From Aquabacter sp. L1I39, the proteins below share one genomic window:
- a CDS encoding precorrin-8X methylmutase yields the protein MPHLFETDGARIYAQSFAIIRAEAELARFSPAEEPVAVRMIHAAGLVELAPFIRFTPSFAQDARAALEAGAPILCDARMVSEGITRARLPRGNEIMCTLHDPSVPDLARTMSTTRSAAALELWRPRLEGAVVAIGNAPTALFHLLNMLEDPACPRPAAIIGCPVGFVGAAESKAALMAAPPVPALIVEGRLGGSAITVAAVNALASAKE from the coding sequence ATGCCGCACCTTTTTGAAACCGACGGGGCGCGCATCTACGCCCAGTCCTTCGCCATCATCCGGGCCGAGGCGGAGCTGGCGCGCTTCTCGCCTGCCGAGGAGCCGGTGGCGGTGCGGATGATCCATGCGGCGGGGCTGGTGGAGCTTGCCCCCTTCATCCGCTTCACCCCCAGCTTCGCGCAGGACGCGCGGGCGGCGCTGGAAGCCGGCGCGCCCATCCTGTGCGATGCCCGCATGGTGTCGGAGGGCATCACCCGCGCCCGCCTGCCCCGTGGCAACGAGATCATGTGCACCCTGCACGATCCAAGTGTGCCCGATCTCGCCCGGACGATGTCCACCACCCGCAGCGCCGCTGCCCTCGAATTGTGGCGGCCGAGGCTGGAAGGGGCGGTGGTGGCCATCGGCAACGCGCCCACCGCGCTGTTCCACCTCTTGAACATGCTGGAAGATCCCGCCTGCCCAAGGCCGGCCGCCATCATCGGCTGCCCGGTAGGGTTTGTGGGGGCGGCGGAATCGAAGGCGGCGCTCATGGCCGCCCCGCCGGTGCCGGCGCTGATCGTGGAGGGGCGCCTTGGCGGTTCGGCCATCACGGTGGCGGCGGTCAATGCGCTCGCCAGCGCCAAGGAATAG
- the cobJ gene encoding precorrin-3B C(17)-methyltransferase has translation MSGSLRIVGLGPGAPDLLTPQAEAALEAATDVFGYAPYVARVAEREGCVRHASDNGEELVRARAALAAAAEGRHAVIVSGGDPGVFAMAAAVFEALEEAPDWRDLDIAVVPGITAMLAAAAAVGAPLGHDFCAINLSDNLKSWSVIERRLRLAAEADFAIALYNPRSKARPDALGVAFCVLREAGAGERLVMLVRDASRPGESVAIAPLEKTDPLQVDMRTLVIIGSSATRQVGRWVYTPRRGP, from the coding sequence ATGAGCGGCTCCCTGCGCATTGTCGGGCTCGGCCCCGGCGCGCCGGACCTGCTCACCCCGCAGGCGGAGGCGGCGCTTGAGGCTGCCACCGATGTCTTCGGCTATGCGCCCTATGTGGCGCGGGTGGCCGAGCGGGAGGGGTGCGTGCGCCATGCCTCCGACAATGGCGAGGAACTGGTGCGGGCGCGCGCGGCATTGGCGGCGGCGGCTGAGGGGCGGCATGCGGTGATCGTCTCCGGTGGCGATCCCGGCGTGTTCGCCATGGCGGCGGCCGTCTTCGAGGCGTTGGAGGAGGCGCCGGACTGGCGGGACCTCGACATTGCCGTCGTGCCCGGCATCACGGCCATGCTGGCGGCGGCCGCGGCGGTTGGGGCGCCGCTGGGGCATGATTTCTGCGCGATCAACCTCTCCGACAATCTGAAATCCTGGTCGGTGATCGAGCGCCGCCTGCGGCTTGCGGCGGAGGCGGACTTCGCCATCGCCCTCTATAATCCCCGCTCCAAGGCGCGGCCCGATGCGCTGGGTGTGGCTTTCTGCGTGCTGCGGGAGGCGGGGGCCGGCGAGCGGCTGGTGATGCTGGTGCGCGATGCCAGCCGGCCCGGCGAGAGCGTCGCCATCGCCCCCTTGGAAAAGACCGATCCGCTCCAGGTGGACATGCGCACCCTGGTGATCATCGGCAGCTCCGCCACCCGGCAGGTGGGCCGCTGGGTCTATACGCCGAGGCGCGGGCCATGA
- a CDS encoding cobalt-precorrin-6A reductase yields MRVLLFGGTSEASRLAAALAARGVDAIFSYAGRTDAPIPQPLPTRVGGFGGVEGLIAYLRAAGITHMVDATHPFAAGMSRNAVAAAADTGVPLLALERQPWTAQPGDLWRPVEDVAQAVADLPETPHRVFLAIGRQNIGAFAARPQHFYLLRMVEAPRSPPPLPDHHIIATRGPFSLEDDLALMRAHGISWVVSKNAGGPQAGAKIEAARQLGLPVTLIARPPIPPRPRAETVEEALAWLMGDHGPRLGV; encoded by the coding sequence ATGCGCGTCCTGCTGTTCGGCGGCACGTCGGAAGCCAGCCGGCTGGCGGCGGCGCTGGCGGCGCGGGGCGTGGATGCGATCTTCTCCTATGCGGGGCGCACCGACGCGCCCATTCCCCAGCCGCTGCCCACCCGCGTGGGCGGTTTCGGTGGCGTGGAGGGGCTGATCGCCTATCTGCGCGCGGCGGGCATCACCCACATGGTGGATGCCACCCACCCCTTCGCCGCCGGCATGAGCCGCAATGCGGTGGCAGCGGCAGCCGATACGGGCGTTCCCCTCCTCGCCTTGGAGCGCCAGCCCTGGACGGCGCAGCCCGGGGACCTGTGGCGCCCTGTGGAGGACGTGGCGCAGGCCGTGGCGGACCTGCCCGAGACCCCGCACCGGGTCTTCCTGGCCATCGGCCGGCAGAATATCGGCGCCTTCGCGGCCCGCCCCCAGCATTTCTATTTGCTGCGCATGGTGGAAGCGCCCCGCTCCCCCCCGCCGCTGCCCGATCATCACATCATCGCCACGCGCGGGCCATTCAGCCTGGAAGACGATCTCGCCTTGATGCGCGCCCACGGCATTTCCTGGGTGGTGTCCAAGAATGCCGGCGGCCCGCAGGCCGGCGCAAAGATCGAAGCGGCGCGGCAACTCGGCCTGCCCGTGACGCTGATCGCCCGTCCGCCGATTCCCCCGCGCCCCCGCGCCGAGACGGTGGAAGAGGCGCTCGCCTGGCTGATGGGCGATCATGGCCCGCGCCTCGGCGTATAG
- the cobG gene encoding precorrin-3B synthase yields the protein MSAAFEIKGWCPGALRPMESGDGLVVRVRPHGGCLSPAEAMAIAEGARLHGNGLIDLTSRANLQIRGVRPEGHLPLLQALAAHGLIDGDPAFEARRNIIVTPLGEGEARAETLEMARRLEAGLSTGPDLPGKFGFAVDTGPARVLATAPADIRIERDAAGRLLVRPDGAPTGLSADASDAADLALRMARWFVASGGVVKGRGRMARHLAAGARLDPALSGPVRPAEATVPTVGPRAEGVLVGAAFGQLEAQALAALAGLGREIRVTPWRMLLVVGPQDVPAVAGLTLLPGDPLLAVSACSGAPACPQALAPTRGFARHLAPFIPPGRHLHVSGCAKGCARQEASDVTLCATSSGFDLILKGTVRDVPARFALSETGIRANPQSVFEPA from the coding sequence GCGCCCCATGGAAAGCGGCGACGGCCTCGTTGTGCGGGTGCGGCCCCATGGCGGATGCCTGTCGCCCGCCGAGGCAATGGCCATCGCGGAAGGCGCCCGGCTTCATGGGAATGGCCTGATCGACCTCACCTCCCGTGCCAATTTGCAGATCCGAGGCGTACGGCCCGAGGGACATCTGCCGCTTCTACAGGCTCTTGCGGCGCATGGTCTCATCGATGGCGACCCGGCCTTCGAGGCGCGCCGGAACATCATCGTCACGCCGCTGGGGGAGGGTGAGGCGCGGGCCGAGACGCTGGAGATGGCCCGCCGGCTGGAGGCGGGTCTGTCGACCGGGCCGGATCTTCCCGGCAAGTTCGGCTTTGCGGTGGACACGGGCCCCGCGCGCGTCCTCGCCACGGCGCCCGCCGACATTCGCATCGAACGGGACGCGGCTGGCCGGCTTCTGGTGCGGCCGGACGGCGCGCCGACCGGGCTTTCCGCCGATGCTTCCGACGCCGCTGATCTTGCCTTGCGCATGGCCCGCTGGTTCGTGGCGAGCGGCGGCGTGGTGAAGGGACGCGGGCGCATGGCGCGGCATCTGGCAGCCGGCGCACGGCTGGATCCGGCGCTTTCCGGCCCTGTGCGGCCGGCCGAGGCCACTGTGCCCACGGTCGGCCCCCGCGCCGAGGGTGTCCTGGTGGGTGCCGCCTTCGGGCAGTTGGAGGCGCAGGCCCTCGCCGCCTTGGCGGGCCTCGGGCGGGAGATCCGGGTCACGCCCTGGCGGATGCTGCTGGTGGTCGGACCGCAGGATGTTCCCGCCGTTGCCGGCCTCACCCTTCTGCCCGGCGATCCTCTTCTCGCGGTGAGCGCCTGTTCCGGCGCGCCCGCCTGTCCCCAGGCCCTTGCCCCGACCCGCGGTTTCGCCCGCCATCTCGCGCCGTTCATCCCGCCGGGGCGCCACCTGCACGTTTCCGGCTGCGCCAAGGGCTGCGCCCGTCAAGAGGCGTCCGATGTCACCCTTTGCGCGACCTCATCCGGCTTTGACCTCATCCTGAAGGGCACAGTCCGCGACGTGCCGGCGAGGTTCGCCTTGAGCGAAACCGGAATCCGCGCCAACCCCCAATCCGTGTTCGAGCCTGCCTGA
- the cbiE gene encoding precorrin-6y C5,15-methyltransferase (decarboxylating) subunit CbiE, whose translation MQPWLSLIGIGEDGLSGLTAASRAALDEADIVFGGPRHLALAGAGERGRPWPLPFSVAPVLEQRGRKVAVLASGDPFWFGVGGSLAAHLAPAEWRAFPALSTFSLIAARLGWRLEETTCLGLHAAPFSRLFPHLAEGARLICLVRDGAAVRALGAWLVEREFGESRAHLFAALGGPDEQVTACAAAGLADTKAGPLVAVALDLRGGRGPIRASGLPDEAFSHDGQITKRPVRALTLSTLAPRRGEHLWDIGSGSGSIAIEWLLATGPTGRALAIEPRADRRANIAANALAFGVEDRLQLVEGKAPEALAGLPVPHAVFVGGGASASLLEALWALLPAGTRLVANGVTLETEALLADWSARHGGTLLRIELAQAQPLGGMRGWTPARPIVQWSVVR comes from the coding sequence ATGCAGCCCTGGCTCTCCCTCATCGGCATCGGCGAAGATGGCCTTTCCGGCCTCACCGCCGCAAGCCGCGCCGCGCTGGACGAGGCGGATATCGTATTCGGCGGCCCCCGTCACTTGGCGCTGGCCGGGGCGGGAGAGCGGGGGCGGCCCTGGCCCTTGCCGTTTTCGGTTGCGCCGGTGCTGGAGCAGCGGGGGCGCAAGGTGGCGGTGCTCGCCTCGGGCGATCCCTTCTGGTTCGGTGTCGGGGGGAGCCTCGCGGCGCACCTCGCCCCTGCCGAATGGCGGGCCTTTCCTGCGCTTTCAACCTTTTCCCTCATCGCCGCCCGCCTCGGCTGGCGGCTGGAGGAGACCACGTGCCTCGGCCTCCACGCGGCGCCCTTTTCCCGCCTGTTCCCGCATCTGGCCGAGGGCGCGCGCCTCATCTGTCTGGTGCGGGATGGCGCGGCGGTGCGAGCGCTGGGGGCATGGCTGGTGGAACGGGAGTTCGGTGAAAGCCGCGCCCATCTGTTCGCCGCGCTTGGCGGGCCTGACGAGCAGGTGACGGCCTGTGCGGCGGCAGGCCTTGCGGACACAAAGGCGGGGCCTCTGGTGGCCGTGGCGCTGGACCTGCGCGGGGGGCGCGGCCCCATCCGTGCCAGCGGCCTGCCGGACGAGGCCTTCAGCCATGACGGACAGATCACCAAGCGTCCAGTGCGCGCCTTGACCCTCTCCACCCTCGCGCCGCGCCGGGGTGAGCATTTGTGGGACATCGGCTCAGGCTCGGGCTCCATCGCCATTGAGTGGCTGCTGGCCACCGGGCCGACCGGACGCGCGCTGGCCATCGAACCCCGTGCCGACCGGAGGGCCAATATCGCGGCCAATGCCCTGGCCTTCGGGGTGGAGGATCGCCTTCAACTGGTGGAGGGCAAGGCGCCCGAAGCCCTGGCGGGTCTTCCTGTGCCCCATGCCGTGTTCGTTGGCGGTGGCGCCAGCGCATCGCTTCTGGAGGCACTCTGGGCCTTGCTGCCTGCCGGCACACGCCTCGTTGCCAACGGTGTGACATTAGAGACCGAGGCGCTGCTCGCGGACTGGTCCGCCCGCCACGGCGGCACGCTCCTGCGGATCGAGCTCGCCCAGGCCCAGCCGCTCGGCGGCATGCGCGGCTGGACGCCCGCCCGCCCCATCGTGCAATGGAGCGTCGTGCGATGA
- a CDS encoding precorrin-2 C(20)-methyltransferase has product MGKVICAGLGPGDPDLMSLRAHRAVSGARRIAYFRKKGRAGNARRIVEGLLAPGCAEYPMEYPVTTEIPFDDPRYVDALATFYDQWAARLADLAEDGDVVVLCEGDPFFYGSFMHVFIRLRGRVELEVIPGITGMAGCWNVADLPFTWGDDVCTVLMGTLSEEALVHHMSGADAIVVMKTGRNLPKVRRALEKAGRLGEALLIERGTMPGERVVRLAEADVVDCPYFATVLVAGNGRRPMVAE; this is encoded by the coding sequence ATGGGAAAGGTGATCTGTGCCGGCTTGGGACCCGGCGATCCCGATTTGATGAGCCTGCGCGCCCATCGGGCGGTGTCGGGCGCGCGCCGCATCGCCTACTTCCGCAAGAAGGGGCGGGCGGGCAATGCCCGGCGCATCGTGGAGGGCCTGCTGGCCCCGGGATGCGCGGAATATCCCATGGAATATCCCGTCACCACGGAGATCCCGTTCGACGATCCCCGCTATGTGGATGCCCTCGCCACCTTCTACGACCAATGGGCGGCGCGCCTCGCGGACCTGGCTGAGGATGGCGACGTGGTGGTGCTGTGCGAGGGCGACCCCTTCTTCTACGGCTCCTTCATGCATGTCTTCATCCGCCTGCGGGGACGGGTGGAACTGGAGGTGATCCCCGGCATCACCGGCATGGCCGGGTGCTGGAACGTGGCGGACCTGCCCTTCACCTGGGGCGATGACGTGTGCACCGTGCTCATGGGCACGCTGTCCGAGGAGGCCCTCGTCCATCACATGTCGGGGGCCGACGCCATCGTGGTCATGAAGACCGGCCGCAACCTGCCCAAGGTGCGGCGCGCGCTGGAAAAGGCCGGACGCCTCGGCGAGGCCCTGCTCATCGAGCGCGGCACCATGCCCGGCGAGCGGGTGGTGCGCCTGGCCGAGGCCGACGTGGTGGACTGCCCCTATTTCGCGACCGTCCTGGTGGCGGGCAATGGCCGGCGGCCCATGGTGGCTGAATGA